The genomic segment CATGTCAGCCATTTTGTTCTTCCTTCTCTTACAAGCAACAAAAGCGCTCGAGCATCCTCGGGAAGAGAGGATCCGAACAGCTTTCGATAGAAATCGGATATAATCGGCGCCCGGGACGTCATACGTTGTCCAACCCACAAGGAGTGCCCTTCAGCAAGCGCAAGGGTTAAATAAGCGGCACGTCACAAAATTGCAATAGAAGACCCCGCAATTCCGGCCTGCGTTGAGCGCATAGCAGGTTAACAGGACGTTAGTTGCGTACCGTATGCTGTTGAATGACTGCGGCGATGCAAAGGTTTAACCCTCTTTCCCGGGAAGGGCGCCACCGGCCTCTTGCAGCGCCTGCGGCGTGTCAAGATCGAGCCGCGCAGCCGAGCCGATCTCAACTTCGGCAACGAAACCGGGGTTTCTCGCTATCAGATGTCTGGCACCGATATCGCCGGTCAAAGCATTCAGGTCGTCGAAAAAACGTTTGTCCCAAAGCACCGGATTGCCCCGTTTCCCGTTGGCTGTCGCCGCGACAATAAGACTGGTTTCGTTTTCCTTGTAGGCGGCAATCAGTTTCTTCAGTGCCGCTTCACTGACACGTGGCATATCGCCAAGCAAAACGATGACGGCTTCAGTGTCTGCCGCAAGAGCCTTCATTCCCGCTCGGATTGAAGTCGCCATGCCATCGGCATAGTCAGGATTGAAGACAGTCTCGATGTCGAGATCCTCGACCTGCTTGCGCACCTCGTCCGCCAGATGACCGGTGACGAGGATTGTCTGAGAGAGACCGGCACCGATCGCCGCTTCTCCGGCGTGGCGCACAAGCGCCTTGCCGTCAAGTGTTGCCAGCAACTTGTTGGGTCCGCCCATGCGGGTGGATTTACCGGCTCCCAGGATAATCGCCGAAATTTTTGGCGCGGTCGTCTGCCGCTTGGCTTCGCGTGGCTGCGGTCTCGTACCGATTTCCATCAGGAGGCCTCCAACACCCATCGCCGTAACATCTTCCGGCCCCGTCTCAATGCCGGCAAGCAGCCGGTCCAGAACCCAGTCAAAGCCGTTTTCCTTCGGACTTCTCGCACAACCCGGTGCGCCCAGAACGGGAATGTCGTCAAGTTCAGCCAGCATGAGCAGGTTGCCAGGATCGACCGGCATGCCCAAATGCGCGACCCTGCCACCGGCAAGATCAACCGCTGCCGGCAAGACGTCGTGTCGGTCCACGACAGCAGAAGCGCCAAAAAGAACGAGGAAGTCAGCCCCCTTGTCGACGAGTGACTTCATGGCGGCGGCAACGTCTTCACTTGTGTGGGAAACCCGCGCTTCGGCAAGGATTGCGCTGCCGCTCGGCCGCAGCCTGTCTTCCAGAACACGCCGCGTCTTGTCCATGGTCACCTGCTTCAGGTGCGGCAGCTTGGTCGCGACCAAACCGACCTTTCTGGTCTGGAATTCCGCAATCCGAACAGCACCTCTGACGACCGTTGCAGCCTTTTCAAGCGCAGCTCCGGAGACCGCAAAGGAAATGATCTTGGCTGTCGCAATCATCCGGTCCCGCGAAACCTTGCTGCGGTCCGGAAGTGTCGCGAATGTGATGGCGGGATCGATACGGTTCGCTGCAGTGACCGCTTCGGTGTCAACCATCAGAACGCCCGGTCCGTCAGCATAAAGGTTCATGCGGCCGGTAAAGGCTGTGTCTTCACTGACACCGCTTCCTTTGGCGGCCAGTCCCAGCCGGGTTGCAGCTTCATTTTCGCCGACGTCGCCTTCTTCCAAACGTGCGGCAACCACGCTTGCCATACCAAGTGATGCAAGATCTCTGCAATCCTCGACGCTCAACACATGCCCCTTTTTCAGGACCTTGCCGGGCAGGTTCGTTTTGTGCGCAAGAATAGAGCCGGCAGCGTCTTCCAGGGAAACAGGGCCGAACTTCATGCAGCAGGCTCCGGGGCCTTTCGAAGGGCCAGGATGATGGAACCGAGAACGGCGACGGCGATTTCCTCAGGAGAGGCAGCTCCGATATCCAAACCGATCGGTGCATCGATGCGTTCAAAAAGCGCGGGATCCAGGCCGGATGCGGCAAACCTTTCAAGGCGCTTGCCATGCGTCTTGCGGCTGCCGAGGGCGCCAACATAAAAGCACTGGGTCCGCAGCGCTTCCATCAGCGGAAAATCGTCGATCTTCGGGTCATGGGTAACTGCGGCAACAGCCGTATAGGCGTCCAGAGGCGTTTCCTTCAGGACGTCCTCCGGCCATTCCGCCTTCAGGGCAGCGCCGGGAAACCGCTCTTCGGTCGCAAACGCGGTACGCGGATCGATCACCGTCACGTCAAGGCCCGCAATTTCCGCCATGGGTACAAGTGCCTGGCTGATATGAACGGCGCCGATGATAACCAGCCTTGGAGCAGGGACAGATACGGTCAGGAACGCGTCACCTGCTTCCGTTTCGACCGTCCCGGATTTGCCGGACAGAAACCGTTTCCGGAACTCCTGTTCCAAAGGATCAGAAGAATAATCGTCTTCCCTGCGCACCAGCTTTTGCGAGCCGTCTGCGAGTAGGGTGACGAGGATCGCAGCCCGGCGGGCGTCCCGTTCTGCATTCAGGGCTTCGA from the Roseibium sp. HPY-6 genome contains:
- a CDS encoding XdhC family protein, translated to MDRSLLEALNAERDARRAAILVTLLADGSQKLVRREDDYSSDPLEQEFRKRFLSGKSGTVETEAGDAFLTVSVPAPRLVIIGAVHISQALVPMAEIAGLDVTVIDPRTAFATEERFPGAALKAEWPEDVLKETPLDAYTAVAAVTHDPKIDDFPLMEALRTQCFYVGALGSRKTHGKRLERFAASGLDPALFERIDAPIGLDIGAASPEEIAVAVLGSIILALRKAPEPAA
- a CDS encoding molybdopterin-binding/glycosyltransferase family 2 protein, coding for MKFGPVSLEDAAGSILAHKTNLPGKVLKKGHVLSVEDCRDLASLGMASVVAARLEEGDVGENEAATRLGLAAKGSGVSEDTAFTGRMNLYADGPGVLMVDTEAVTAANRIDPAITFATLPDRSKVSRDRMIATAKIISFAVSGAALEKAATVVRGAVRIAEFQTRKVGLVATKLPHLKQVTMDKTRRVLEDRLRPSGSAILAEARVSHTSEDVAAAMKSLVDKGADFLVLFGASAVVDRHDVLPAAVDLAGGRVAHLGMPVDPGNLLMLAELDDIPVLGAPGCARSPKENGFDWVLDRLLAGIETGPEDVTAMGVGGLLMEIGTRPQPREAKRQTTAPKISAIILGAGKSTRMGGPNKLLATLDGKALVRHAGEAAIGAGLSQTILVTGHLADEVRKQVEDLDIETVFNPDYADGMATSIRAGMKALAADTEAVIVLLGDMPRVSEAALKKLIAAYKENETSLIVAATANGKRGNPVLWDKRFFDDLNALTGDIGARHLIARNPGFVAEVEIGSAARLDLDTPQALQEAGGALPGKEG